Genomic DNA from Nitratidesulfovibrio vulgaris str. Hildenborough:
CAAGGGCCGCTACAAGGGCAAGGGCGTGGAGAAGGCCGTGGACAACGTCATGGGCGAAATCGCCGAGGCCGTCATCGGGCTCGACGCCCTGCGTCAGGTGCAACTCGACAACACCCTTCTCGACCTCGACGGCACCGACAACAAGGAACGCCTCGGGGCCAATGCCATGCTGGGCGTCTCGCTGGCGACCGCCCGTGCCGCTTCGAGCTTCCTCGGCCTGCCGCTGTACCAGTACCTCGGCGGGGTCAACGCCAAGGTGCTGCCCGTGCCGCTGATGAACATCATCAACGGTGGCGCGCACGCCCCCAACAACCTCGACATCCAGGAATTCATGATCATGCCCATCGGTGCCGCCACCTTCCGTGACGCGCTCCGCATGGGTGCCGAGACCTTCCATACCCTCAAGGCCCTGCTCGCCGCCGACGGTCACGTGACCAGCGTGGGCGACGAGGGCGGCTTCGCCCCCAACCTCAAGAGCCACGACGAGGCCTTCAAGTACATCACCCGCGCCATCGAGGAGTCGGGCTACATCCCCGGCGCCGAAATAGCGCTGGCCATCGACGCCGCCGCCTCCGAGTTCTACCGCGACGGCAAGTACCATCTGGCGGGTGAGGGCAAGACCTTCTCCAACAGCGAGATGACCGAATGGCTCGGCGAGTTCACCGCCAAGTATCCGCTCATCTCCATCGAAGACGGCCTTGCCGAAGGCGACTGGGAAGGCTGGGGCGAGCTCACCTACAAGCTGGGCGACACCGTGCAGCTTGTGGGCGACGACATCTTCGTCACCAACCCCGACATCCTCGCGCAGG
This window encodes:
- the eno gene encoding phosphopyruvate hydratase, producing the protein MSTIVSVWAREILDSRGNPTIEVEVSLESGHSGRAAVPSGASTGTREALELRDGDKGRYKGKGVEKAVDNVMGEIAEAVIGLDALRQVQLDNTLLDLDGTDNKERLGANAMLGVSLATARAASSFLGLPLYQYLGGVNAKVLPVPLMNIINGGAHAPNNLDIQEFMIMPIGAATFRDALRMGAETFHTLKALLAADGHVTSVGDEGGFAPNLKSHDEAFKYITRAIEESGYIPGAEIALAIDAAASEFYRDGKYHLAGEGKTFSNSEMTEWLGEFTAKYPLISIEDGLAEGDWEGWGELTYKLGDTVQLVGDDIFVTNPDILAQGIDEGVANSILIKLNQIGTLTETLDTIEMAKQAAYTTVISHRSGETEDHFIADLAVGLNAGQIKTGSLCRSDRLAKYNQLLRIEEDLDDAGIYFGPMIASHFGYEGDEEFEDA